TTGCTTTGCCTCAATCTCAATCCAAGGGGCTTGACGATAACAGCTTGGCATCACCGTAATGTAATCATTGTGCTTTTGATCTAAGAAACTTTCCGCCCCATTAGAAATGTGAACGACCTGCCAATCTGGATTCTCCCAGGTCGATCGCGCCGCTTCAAATGCCCGAGTCACGCTTTCGTCTTCGTAGCTCTCCACTTTTTCATGAATCACATGATGATGAGCATCAAACAAATGAGGCACACCCGCCGCCTGACAAACCGCCAGGATTTGCTCTGAGCCGTAAGTGTATTCGTCATTTTCGAGCGTGAGTCGTAGGCGAATGTTATCGGGTAAGCTGCGAATGGTTTCAACTAACCGATCGGCTCGATCGCCCTTTCCACCGTGAATGTTCATCAATGCCCACGGAGATTGAGGCAATCCTAATAGGTCAAAAATCCGGGCGTGCATCGTGAGAATTTTGATGCTATTTTCGATCACTTCTGGACGATCGGAACTCAACACGACAAACTGATCCGGATGCAGCACCAATCGAACTTTTAATTGAGTAGCTTGCTCTCCAACTAGCCCCATTGCTTCTGCAAACTCTTCTAGAATTGCAGATCCTAACGGATCATCGGCAAACGGAAACATTCCTGAACCGAGTCGATAAAGCCCAATTTTATTGTCTGCACAAAACTCGATCGCAATCCCCAATCGCCGCAAATTCTCAGCATATAATTCGCGCAATAATCGCTCTTGTTCGACTAGATCAAATTGCAATAATCGCTTTCGTGTAATCGTCTTAAATCGCACCGTTTTTGATGCAGAAATACAAACTAAACCCAATTCAGGAATCATAATCATTTACCTAAACTTTTAGACTGAGCGATCGCACATACGATCGCTCGAATGATTAATCTTTTAGCGGCTCATGTCCCCAGTTCTTTAACGAATAGCGCCAGCGCGTATGTTCAATATCGCCTTTTGGTTTTTCTGCTAAATGTCGATGAACATAGCTAACCACCCGCCGCATATGGTTAAAGTCAGTCTCATCGTAATCCGATTTTTTCTTATGTAAAAGTTTGATCGTATGTCTGCCCGATTGATGCCCAGTGGATTCAGCATCTTCGCTGCTTTTCATTCCAACCGAAAGAGATTCTTCTGTTTTTAACCAAGCTTCTAATTCTTTAGCCGACATATTGACCGCTTCTTGAAACTCTTTGAGAGTCTCTTGATTTTGCGTGGCAGTATGTTGCGCCATTATTTTTTCTCCTTGGTTTTCTTCAGTTGTTCACCTTTATGAATGGCATCTTTTCCACTCTTTGAACTTTCCACACGATACTCAGGATTTTCTTTTGATGCTTCAAAATGATGATTCTTAAAATCGGTCGGTTCGGTGATAATTTCTTTGATTTCACCTTCAGTTTTTTTGCCAGAAGTATTCCACTCTACATGGTCGCCCTTTTTTAATTTCTCGGTCATGATTTTCGCTTCAAAGGATTGCATTTAAACTCTAAGCAGCTTAACGTTTTGTCACCTCTATCTGCGGTTCCCCTTCACTCTGCTTAAACCTTTCTTTGGGTAGTCGAAAATCAGCGATCGCTCAATTTACGCTTTGATCAAAATTAAAGCTGTGATCATGACTTACGACTTGTTGTAATTGGAGCAGATCCCGGTGGACTCGCTGCTGCTAAAAAAGCCGCAACTTATGGTGCAAAAGTCGCGATCGCAGAATCTGCTAACTTGGGCGGAACCTGTGTCAATCTCGGCTGTATTCCCAAAAAATTGATGGTGTATGCGGCTGACTTCGCTGCAATGGCAGAAGCCGCAACCGGATACAGTTTAACCTTTGGCTCTTCCGAGCTTAGCTTCTTCAACAGACCAAAGAACGCTATTTGAACTAGAAGAAAGCCTTGGAGTAGTTTCAAGTATAGAGGCAAAACCAGTTCTGCCTCCATAACAGTTGACTTAGCTCACTGTTTTGACCAAGGGCATCTCAGTCTCAGTAAATGCTTCAAAGGATTGTTGAGCCAAGACACCGAGATTCGCATCAGAAATATCTCCTTGACGCTGCGCAATCCGATCGCGCAACACCTCTTCCGGGGCTTCACAGTAAAGAATCTCGATCTCAATTCCCTTTGCTTGTGCTTGCTCGATTACCGGAGCGCGTAAGGATTGACGATCGTATTTCGCATCCAGAATCACGGTGTACCCTTGAGATGCCAAAGTGATGCCCAAATTCAGGAGACGATCGTAAGTCTTTTGCGTCATTTCAGCACTGTAAAGCGAATCACCGCCTTTTTCATCTAACCCAATGCCACCTAAATGTTTACGCACCGCATCAGAGCGAATTTGAATGGCTCCTGATTCTCGCGCCAGTTTCGATGCGATCGTGCTTTTGCCTGATCCCGATAGTCCCGACATCAAAATGAGCTTGCCTTGTTTGGGTTTGGTATATTCCCAAGACAAGCGATAGTAGCGGCTTGCAGTCTCTTTCGACTCTGCCTTAACAGACTCCGGAACACTCGGATCGCTCAGCAAAAACGATGTCACCTTTGCCCGCACATAAGACTGACGGCTGTTGTAAAGCGGCAGAACTTGTAAGCCTTCCCAGTCGCCCGATTGCTCAAGATAAGCATTCAAAAATAGATTGCTCAGATCAGAGCGATTTCGAGCATCAAAATCCATGATGATGTAAGCAATGTCGAACATCGTATCGACAAAGCGGAACGGCTCATTAAACTCAATGCAATCGAACAGTAAAATCTTGTTGTTCCAGAAGCAAATATTTCTCAAGTGAACATCACCGTGACATTCACGAATGAATTGATGCTCAACCCGACTCTTAAACAAAGCTTCATTCTCAGCAAATAGCTTATCGGTGTAAGCTTTTGTTTGATCGAATTGTTCTTGAGTTTGAGCAACACCAATGTATCCGACGGTTTGTTCATAGTTCTCGTCGATCGCTTGTCGAATCTGCGATACTTCCCCAAAGCTCAGAATGTAGTCGTTCGTTGGTGCGGACTTGTGGAACGCTGCCAAAACTTTTGCTAGATCAATCAAATGCTGTTCGGTGAGTTCGCCGCGATCGTACATTTCACTCAGCAATGCCTCCTGCGGAAACTGTTGCATCTTTACGACATAATCAACAGCCTCACCGTCTCCGCCCAAAATGAACTTCTCGCCCACCTGCGTAACGGGCAATACACCTAGATACAATTCTGCCGCGCCGCGCTGATTTAACCGCAACTCTTCATCACAAAAATGTTTGCGTTTCTCCAGCGTGGAATAGTCCAAGAAGCCAAAATTCACAGGCTTTTTCAGCTTATAAACATAGTCCCCGGTGAGAAAGACATAAGAAACGTGGGTCTGTACAAGCTCGATCGTATCCTTCACCGGATGGTCATAGATTGTCGGATCAAGCAGTGCTTCAACAATCGGCGGAAGAGTCGTAGTCGTCATAATTCCATTCACTAAAAAAGCCAGGGATCTCTCCCTAGCTTTATATACCTTAGATTCGTCGGCAAGCCGCAACGACAAATCTTTGACTAATCTTTTTGAGCAAAGAAGCTGATGTGATAGAGCGAACCTTTCCACGGATGGGTTTGTACTTCGCGCATCACAGTCTTACCATTCCAGGACAATTCTGGAATGCTCACTTCTACAACCGACTTATTCGGTGCAGCATCCCGGACTAAGAAGCCCGCAGCTTTCGCATCGACGACGAGCTGAATGGACTCGACTCCATTGTGACCGTACAAAGTTGCAGGAATTCTGCCATCGCGACGCAGCGCATTCGGCTTGCTTCCTTCGGGACGTTTTTGAGCTTCGATCGAGAACGGCATAATTTAACCTAAAAGTAACTAAACGTTAGCAGGCTGAGGCGTTTCGTTGGTGTACAAAAGCGCTCGTTTGGGTCCGTGGATGGGATCTTCAACAATAATGGTTTGATCGCGTTTGGCTCCCAGAGAAACGATCGCGATCGGTACATCCATTAATTCTGCCAAAAACTTGAGATAATCAAGCGCTTCTTTTGGCAAGTCGTCGAGCGATCGACAGTCTTCGGTCGATCGCTTCCATCCGGGAAGGGTTTCGTAAATCGGCTTGCATTGAGCAAACAAGCGCGAATTACTGGGAAAATCTTCGCAGCGCTGCCCATCGATTTCGTAGGCAA
This window of the Cyanobacteria bacterium FACHB-DQ100 genome carries:
- a CDS encoding AAA family ATPase, producing MTTTTLPPIVEALLDPTIYDHPVKDTIELVQTHVSYVFLTGDYVYKLKKPVNFGFLDYSTLEKRKHFCDEELRLNQRGAAELYLGVLPVTQVGEKFILGGDGEAVDYVVKMQQFPQEALLSEMYDRGELTEQHLIDLAKVLAAFHKSAPTNDYILSFGEVSQIRQAIDENYEQTVGYIGVAQTQEQFDQTKAYTDKLFAENEALFKSRVEHQFIRECHGDVHLRNICFWNNKILLFDCIEFNEPFRFVDTMFDIAYIIMDFDARNRSDLSNLFLNAYLEQSGDWEGLQVLPLYNSRQSYVRAKVTSFLLSDPSVPESVKAESKETASRYYRLSWEYTKPKQGKLILMSGLSGSGKSTIASKLARESGAIQIRSDAVRKHLGGIGLDEKGGDSLYSAEMTQKTYDRLLNLGITLASQGYTVILDAKYDRQSLRAPVIEQAQAKGIEIEILYCEAPEEVLRDRIAQRQGDISDANLGVLAQQSFEAFTETEMPLVKTVS
- the uvsE gene encoding UV DNA damage repair endonuclease UvsE, whose translation is MIPELGLVCISASKTVRFKTITRKRLLQFDLVEQERLLRELYAENLRRLGIAIEFCADNKIGLYRLGSGMFPFADDPLGSAILEEFAEAMGLVGEQATQLKVRLVLHPDQFVVLSSDRPEVIENSIKILTMHARIFDLLGLPQSPWALMNIHGGKGDRADRLVETIRSLPDNIRLRLTLENDEYTYGSEQILAVCQAAGVPHLFDAHHHVIHEKVESYEDESVTRAFEAARSTWENPDWQVVHISNGAESFLDQKHNDYITVMPSCYRQAPWIEIEAKQKEFAIKKLQDEWLYSDLNVLPPVITETEEPKAEEIQIEAVTPSTQDEEPSDLMEQPVSV
- the rplY gene encoding 50S ribosomal protein L25 — translated: MPFSIEAQKRPEGSKPNALRRDGRIPATLYGHNGVESIQLVVDAKAAGFLVRDAAPNKSVVEVSIPELSWNGKTVMREVQTHPWKGSLYHISFFAQKD
- a CDS encoding DUF2945 domain-containing protein: MTEKLKKGDHVEWNTSGKKTEGEIKEIITEPTDFKNHHFEASKENPEYRVESSKSGKDAIHKGEQLKKTKEKK
- a CDS encoding DUF3140 domain-containing protein, whose translation is MAQHTATQNQETLKEFQEAVNMSAKELEAWLKTEESLSVGMKSSEDAESTGHQSGRHTIKLLHKKKSDYDETDFNHMRRVVSYVHRHLAEKPKGDIEHTRWRYSLKNWGHEPLKD